From Phenylobacterium montanum, the proteins below share one genomic window:
- a CDS encoding class I SAM-dependent methyltransferase, producing the protein MKFVWLLAASGLALAAPAAADMPASSYAAAVSDSARPAADTARDAARKPAEMMAFAQVKPGDKVVDLIPGGGYFTRIFSVAVGPSGHVFAATPPAKSADAEPAAAKIAADPHYANVSLVDATPPGLASAGPVDIIWTAQNYHDLHLARLKLDVPAYDKALFAAIKPGGYLVIVDHAAEAGSGLRDPDKLHRIDEAVVKQEVESAGFVLDGESDALRNPADPHTALVFDASIRGKTDQFMLRFKKPG; encoded by the coding sequence ATGAAGTTCGTTTGGCTCCTGGCCGCTTCCGGCCTGGCCCTGGCCGCTCCGGCGGCCGCCGACATGCCGGCCTCGTCCTACGCCGCAGCGGTCTCCGACAGCGCCCGGCCGGCGGCCGACACCGCCCGCGACGCGGCGCGCAAGCCGGCGGAGATGATGGCCTTCGCCCAGGTCAAGCCCGGCGACAAAGTGGTCGACCTGATCCCGGGCGGCGGCTACTTCACCCGCATCTTCAGCGTCGCGGTGGGCCCTAGCGGCCATGTCTTTGCCGCCACGCCCCCCGCCAAATCGGCGGACGCCGAGCCAGCGGCGGCCAAGATCGCCGCCGACCCGCACTACGCCAATGTCAGCTTGGTCGACGCCACTCCGCCGGGCCTGGCCAGCGCGGGGCCGGTCGACATCATCTGGACCGCCCAGAACTATCACGATCTGCACCTGGCCCGGCTGAAGCTGGACGTGCCGGCCTACGACAAGGCCCTGTTCGCGGCGATCAAACCGGGCGGCTATCTGGTGATCGTCGACCATGCCGCCGAGGCCGGCTCGGGCCTGCGCGACCCGGACAAGCTGCACCGGATCGACGAAGCGGTGGTCAAGCAGGAGGTGGAGAGCGCCGGCTTCGTGCTCGACGGCGAGAGCGACGCCCTGCGCAACCCGGCCGATCCGCACACCGCCCTGGTGTTCGACGCCTCGATCCGCGGCAAGACGGACCAGTTCATGCTGCGGTTCAAGAAGCCGGGGTAA